A genomic window from Fusarium verticillioides 7600 chromosome 5, whole genome shotgun sequence includes:
- a CDS encoding protein BTN1 → MSGISPSASGLLPMPGAPSSSWAAYKARAAAIMGHHDTKVIVAFWLFGLINNVLYVIILSAAQDLVGSIPKGVVLLADVVPSFLTKLIAPYFIHRIPYRMRVLIFIALSVVGMLMVALTPRTQSVAIKLVGVVLASVSAGGGELSFLGLTHFYGPMSLAGWGSGTGAAGLVGAGLYVMFTDWWGLSVRSSLLISACFPAIMFISFFVILPLGPLREGTTRKDYDAIPDLEDEDVNHMDQGTASSALLAPGPGVASTAYSAHNTQDTLTMRDRLKKVKVLFVPYMLPLLLVYVAEYTINQGVAPTLLFPLDESPFDEFRDFYPMYGFLYQLGVFISRSSTPFIRIHHLYLPSMLQVANLVLLTFHAVYFFLPSVYIVFIIIFWEGLLGGGVYVNCFAEIMENVPPEDREFSLGATTVSDSGGISIAGLISIVMETKLCNYQVAHGRDWCRRISAQGH, encoded by the exons ATGTCCGGTATCTCACCGTCTGCCTCTGGATTGCTCCCTATGCCAGGCGCGCCTTCGTCATCTTGGGCTGCGTACAAAGCGAGAGCTGCAGCTATCATGGGCCATCATGATACGAAGGTGATCGTAGCCTTTTGGCTTTTTG GCCTCATCAATAACGTGCTCTACGTGATCATCCTCTCCGCCGCCCAAGATCTCGTCGGTTCCATCCCCAAAGGCGTCGTCCTCCTCGCCGATGTCGTTCCCTCGTTCCTCACCAAGTTGATCGCACCGTACTTCATCCACCGAATACCGTATCGTATGCgagtcctcatcttcataGCGCTGTCCGTCGTTGGCATGCTCATGGTTGCTTTGACACCACGCACGCAGTCCGTCGCCATCAAACTCGTCGGTGTAGTCCTGGCGAGTGTAAGCGCTGGCGGCGGTGAGTTgagcttccttggcttgACACACTTCTACGGCCCGATGAGCCTCGCCGGCTGGGGATCTGGGACTGGTGCTGCGGGTTTGGTCGGTGCAGGTCTCTACGTGATGTTTACGGACTGGTGGGGATTGAGCGTGCGTAGCAGTTTGCTAATCTCGGCGTGTTTCCCTGCGATCATGTTCATCAGCTTCTTTGTGATATTGCCGCTTGGACCTCTGAGAGAGGGCACGACTCGGAAAGACTACGATGCGATCCCggatctcgaggatgaggacgtGAACCACATGGATCAAGGAACTGCTTCGTCGGCGCTCTTGGCTCCTGGGCCTGGAGTCGCGTCGACTGCATACTCTGCACATAACACGCAAGACACACTCACGATGCGAGACAGGTTGAAGAAAGTGAAGGTGTTGTTTGTCCCATATATGCTGCCGCTGCTACTGGTGTACGTGGCCGAGTATACAATCAACCAAGGCGTTGCTCCAACATTGTTATTCCCCCTGGACGAATCGCCATTTGACGAGTTTCGGGATTTCTACCCTATGTATGGATTTCTCTATCAACTCGGCGTCTTTATCTCCCGATCTTCTACGCCATTTATACGTATCCACCATTTATACCTCCCCTCGATGCTGCAAGTCGCAaaccttgtccttctcaCATTCCACGCCGTATACTTCTTCCTACCATCAGTCTACATCGTCTTTATCATAATATTCTGGGAAGGTTTGCTAGGGGGAGGTGTCTACGTCAACTGCTTCGCcgagatcatggagaacgTGCCGCCGGAGGATAGAGAATTTAGCCTCGGGGCAACAACTGTGAGCGACAGCGGTGGAATCTCTATCGCCGGACTTATTAGTATCGTGATGGAGACCAAGCTTTGTAATTATCAAGTGGCGCACGGAAGGGATTGGTGCCGTCGTATTTCTGCACAGGGTCATTGA